In Chitinivorax sp. PXF-14, the following proteins share a genomic window:
- a CDS encoding GNAT family N-acetyltransferase — protein sequence MKTALSHALVTLDDLPVLLQWWQDAAGMSLLSPSLREHHARDLALQLQDPSIHIYKFTCDGADVGMVRAELSVREWELQWYIDPARRGQGLSEAMAWTIVERLKGCFAARIKPDNARSLKVARALGFFRTGCDGEFEVWRLYRHFAYHQAPPGQFPTLRWGRLSAHWHGLPATTVVALPEMAAAGAWSAKVLRPRAKAMA from the coding sequence GTGAAGACAGCGCTGAGTCACGCTTTAGTTACGCTCGACGACTTGCCGGTATTGCTGCAGTGGTGGCAGGACGCCGCCGGCATGTCGCTGCTGTCGCCGTCGCTGCGCGAGCACCATGCCCGCGACCTTGCGCTGCAGTTGCAGGACCCATCGATTCACATCTACAAGTTCACCTGTGACGGTGCCGATGTAGGCATGGTGCGCGCCGAGCTGTCGGTGCGCGAATGGGAGCTGCAATGGTACATCGACCCGGCCAGACGTGGGCAGGGCTTGTCCGAAGCGATGGCATGGACGATCGTGGAGCGGCTCAAGGGCTGTTTTGCTGCCCGCATCAAACCCGACAACGCGCGCTCGCTCAAGGTGGCCCGCGCGCTCGGTTTCTTTCGTACCGGCTGTGACGGTGAATTCGAGGTGTGGCGTCTGTACCGCCATTTTGCCTACCACCAGGCGCCGCCGGGCCAGTTCCCGACGCTACGCTGGGGCCGGCTCAGCGCCCACTGGCATGGGCTGCCGGCAACAACAGTAGTCGCCTTGCCCGAGATGGCGGCAGCGGGGGCCTGGAGTGCCAAGGTGCTGCGCCCCCGCGCCAAGGCCATGGCGTGA
- a CDS encoding prolyl oligopeptidase family protein, whose protein sequence is MKRIGLMGAACVAGTLHAADDPYLWLEQVTAAPALKWVEANNAATLGELTQRPGYQPLYDRLLAIFNSNARIPYVQKIGGHFYNLWRDAAHPRGIWRRTSLDEYRKPEPAWETMLDLDALAHAEQENWVWHGVKCLPPVGERCLIALSRGGADAQVTREFDTVAKAFVEGGFYLPEAKGEASWIDRDHVFVATDFGPGSLTRSGYPRSVRLWPRSTTLDEAKTVYDGQPEDMAVQAAKDFTPGFEREFVIRAMSFYSDESYLRDGQGRLHKIDKPDDAKVYAVRDQILLELRSDWQAGGKAYPQGALIAMDFARYLQGERDFELLYTPGPRKSLDGFAVTRSHVLINELDNVRNRVYELTRQDGRWQRRAVDLPAFGTIGISAVDPVESDDYFVTLTDFTTPTSLYLGHAGRDERELLKQLPPFFDASAIRVEQHEATSRDGTRVPYFVVMHKDTRLDGRNPTLLYGYGGFEISMQPSYSGAIGNGWLAQGGVYVLANIRGGGEFGPAWHQAALKAARQHAFDDFIAVGEDLIASKLTSPAHLGIMGGSNGGLLVGAVMVQRPELFRAVVCQVPLLDMQRYHKLLAGASWMGEYGDPDKPEEWAFLSAYSPYHNVKPGVKYPRTLFVTSTRDDRVHPAHARKMVARMQAQGHDVLYFENTEGGHAGAANNEQQAKMSALTYTFLLNELR, encoded by the coding sequence GTGAAGCGGATCGGCTTGATGGGCGCCGCTTGCGTGGCCGGCACGCTGCATGCGGCGGATGACCCCTATCTGTGGCTCGAACAGGTAACGGCGGCACCGGCTCTCAAGTGGGTGGAGGCCAACAATGCCGCCACGCTCGGCGAGCTGACACAGCGGCCGGGCTACCAGCCGCTGTACGACAGGCTGCTGGCGATCTTCAACTCCAACGCACGCATTCCCTACGTGCAGAAGATCGGCGGGCATTTCTACAATCTGTGGCGCGACGCGGCCCATCCGCGCGGCATCTGGCGCCGAACCAGCCTGGACGAATACCGCAAGCCGGAGCCCGCATGGGAGACCATGCTCGATCTCGACGCGCTGGCCCATGCCGAGCAGGAAAACTGGGTGTGGCATGGCGTGAAATGCCTGCCGCCGGTGGGGGAGCGCTGCTTGATCGCGTTGTCGCGCGGCGGGGCCGATGCCCAGGTGACGCGCGAATTCGACACGGTTGCCAAGGCGTTTGTCGAGGGCGGCTTCTACCTGCCCGAGGCCAAGGGCGAGGCGAGCTGGATCGACCGCGACCACGTCTTCGTGGCGACCGACTTCGGCCCCGGCAGCCTGACCCGCAGCGGCTATCCGCGCAGCGTGCGGCTATGGCCGCGGAGCACCACGCTGGACGAGGCCAAGACGGTATACGACGGCCAGCCGGAAGACATGGCCGTGCAGGCGGCCAAGGATTTCACGCCGGGCTTCGAGCGTGAATTCGTCATCCGCGCGATGAGCTTCTACAGCGACGAGAGCTATCTGCGCGATGGCCAGGGCCGGCTGCACAAGATAGACAAACCCGACGATGCCAAGGTCTACGCTGTGCGTGACCAGATCCTGCTCGAGCTGCGCTCGGACTGGCAGGCCGGTGGCAAGGCCTACCCGCAGGGTGCGCTGATCGCCATGGATTTCGCGCGCTACCTGCAAGGTGAGCGCGATTTCGAGCTGCTGTACACGCCGGGGCCGCGCAAGTCGCTCGATGGTTTTGCCGTCACCCGTTCCCACGTGCTGATCAACGAGCTCGACAATGTGCGCAACCGCGTCTACGAGCTGACGCGCCAGGACGGACGATGGCAGCGCCGGGCGGTCGACCTGCCGGCATTCGGCACCATCGGCATCAGTGCGGTCGACCCGGTCGAGTCCGACGACTATTTCGTCACGCTGACCGATTTCACCACGCCGACCTCGCTCTACCTGGGCCATGCCGGGCGCGACGAGCGCGAGCTGCTGAAGCAGCTGCCGCCCTTCTTCGATGCCTCGGCGATCCGCGTCGAGCAGCATGAGGCGACGTCGCGCGACGGCACGCGGGTGCCCTACTTCGTCGTGATGCACAAGGATACCCGGCTCGATGGCCGCAACCCGACGCTGCTCTACGGCTATGGTGGCTTCGAGATCTCGATGCAGCCGAGCTACAGCGGCGCAATCGGCAATGGCTGGCTGGCGCAGGGCGGCGTCTATGTGCTGGCGAATATCCGCGGTGGCGGCGAGTTTGGCCCCGCTTGGCATCAGGCGGCGCTGAAAGCGGCGCGCCAGCACGCGTTCGACGATTTTATCGCGGTCGGCGAGGACCTCATCGCGAGCAAGCTGACGAGCCCCGCCCACCTCGGCATCATGGGCGGCAGCAATGGCGGCCTGCTGGTCGGCGCCGTCATGGTGCAGCGGCCCGAGCTGTTCCGTGCGGTGGTGTGCCAGGTGCCGCTGCTCGACATGCAGCGCTATCACAAGCTGCTCGCCGGGGCCTCGTGGATGGGCGAATACGGCGACCCGGACAAGCCCGAGGAATGGGCTTTCCTGTCGGCCTACTCGCCATATCACAACGTCAAGCCTGGGGTGAAATACCCGCGCACGCTGTTCGTGACCTCGACGCGAGACGACCGCGTGCACCCGGCCCACGCGCGCAAGATGGTGGCGCGCATGCAGGCGCAGGGCCACGACGTGCTGTACTTCGAGAACACCGAAGGCGGGCATGCCGGCGCGGCCAACAACGAGCAGCAGGCAAAGATGTCCGCACTCACCTATACCTTCCTGCTCAACGAGCTGCGCTGA
- a CDS encoding acyltransferase family protein, whose product MQPSSPQQRIDYLDGWRGLAICTLLVGHFLPVPGINLGSVGVNLFFVLSGHLMARILFLQQMPLGLFYRRRIARIFPASYLFLAIVLALYLPHANPAHYWDIAAAFGFVYNYMPVHGYADSGLPIGHLWSLCVEEHSYILLSLVALAVRPRQTNPVRYLAGLLVLNVGFMVCYAKGLGWRDIEVYIRSECASFSILVSALFTLLAARGQLPRLPALAGPLAIGAGIVLHWWSVPALASHTVGIGLIALGFNLLPQAPAWVRTVLRLRGLRWMGLVSFSVYLWQQPFYHSHLPAWLGLPLAVLAGAASFYLFENPLRELLNRRWGKPAALVLLEGAAR is encoded by the coding sequence GTGCAGCCCTCCTCTCCCCAGCAACGTATCGACTACCTTGACGGCTGGCGCGGGCTGGCCATCTGTACACTGCTGGTCGGCCATTTCCTGCCTGTGCCGGGCATCAACCTGGGCTCGGTCGGGGTCAACCTGTTCTTCGTGCTGTCCGGCCACCTGATGGCGCGCATCCTGTTCCTGCAGCAGATGCCGCTTGGCCTGTTCTACCGGCGGCGCATCGCGCGCATCTTCCCGGCCAGTTACCTGTTTCTCGCCATCGTGCTGGCGCTCTACCTGCCGCATGCCAACCCCGCCCATTATTGGGATATCGCGGCGGCCTTCGGCTTCGTCTACAACTACATGCCGGTGCATGGCTATGCCGACAGTGGCCTGCCGATCGGCCACCTGTGGTCGCTGTGTGTCGAGGAGCACAGCTACATCCTGCTGTCACTGGTGGCACTGGCGGTGCGGCCACGGCAGACGAACCCGGTTCGCTATCTGGCCGGGTTGCTGGTGCTCAATGTCGGCTTCATGGTGTGCTATGCCAAGGGCCTGGGCTGGCGTGACATCGAGGTGTACATCCGCTCGGAATGCGCGTCGTTCTCGATTCTCGTCTCGGCGCTGTTTACGCTGCTCGCGGCGCGTGGGCAGTTGCCGCGCCTGCCGGCACTGGCCGGGCCGCTGGCGATTGGTGCCGGCATTGTGCTGCACTGGTGGTCGGTACCGGCGCTGGCGAGCCATACCGTCGGCATCGGCCTGATCGCGCTCGGTTTCAACCTGCTGCCACAGGCTCCAGCCTGGGTTCGCACCGTGCTGAGGCTGCGCGGCCTGCGCTGGATGGGGCTGGTGTCGTTCTCGGTCTACCTGTGGCAGCAGCCGTTCTACCACAGCCACCTGCCGGCCTGGCTCGGCCTGCCGCTCGCGGTGCTGGCCGGTGCGGCATCGTTCTACCTGTTCGAAAATCCGCTGCGCGAGTTGCTCAACCGGCGCTGGGGCAAGCCCGCCGCGCTGGTGCTGCTGGAGGGAGCCGCGCGCTGA
- the pgi gene encoding glucose-6-phosphate isomerase, whose translation MSSLTQSPAWQALQAHFEQTRALHLRELFQHDPGRAERMSIEVCDILLDYSKNRVTDQTLKLLINLAKQENVPQRIAAMFSGEKINATENRAVLHTALRNRANTPVYVDGEDVMPGVNAVLARIGHFCDRVRTGEWLGYTGQPITDIVNIGIGGSDLGPLMVCEALKPFGHPRLNMHFVSNVDGAQIADVLRRCHTATTLFVIESKTFTTSETLTNAHSARNWFLRSSRDESAIPKHFVAVSTNTKAVAEFGIDINNMFEFWNWVGGRYSLWSAIGLPIALYLGKEHFGHLLSGAHMMDQHFRNAPLERNMPVILALLGIWYTNFYGAASQVIAPYNQSLHRLPAYMQQLEMESNGKSVRLDGTRVDYQTSGVIWGETGINGQHAYFQMLHQGTRITPIDFIASIENPSTLPDHHQILLANFFAQAEAFMRGKTEAEVRTELLAQGIEGDKAEKLLPHKIFEGNRPSNTLLLHHLDPQTVGALIALYEHKIFTQGVIWGINSFDQWGVELGKQLAQTIQKELMTPLPAQQHDSSTNRLINYFKQRAKS comes from the coding sequence ATGTCAAGCCTGACCCAATCCCCCGCCTGGCAAGCGCTGCAGGCCCATTTCGAGCAGACCCGGGCGCTGCACCTGCGCGAGCTGTTCCAGCACGACCCCGGCCGCGCCGAGCGCATGTCGATCGAAGTCTGCGACATCCTGCTCGACTACTCGAAAAACCGCGTCACCGATCAAACGCTCAAGCTGCTGATCAACCTCGCCAAGCAGGAAAACGTGCCGCAGCGCATCGCCGCGATGTTCTCGGGCGAGAAGATCAACGCCACCGAGAACCGTGCCGTGCTGCACACCGCGCTGCGCAACCGCGCCAACACGCCGGTGTATGTCGACGGCGAGGATGTGATGCCGGGCGTCAATGCCGTGCTGGCGCGCATCGGCCATTTCTGTGACCGCGTGCGCACCGGCGAGTGGCTAGGCTACACCGGCCAGCCGATCACCGACATCGTCAACATCGGCATCGGCGGCTCGGACCTGGGCCCGCTGATGGTGTGCGAGGCACTCAAGCCCTTCGGCCACCCGCGCCTCAACATGCACTTCGTGTCGAACGTGGACGGCGCGCAGATCGCCGACGTGCTGCGACGCTGCCACACGGCGACCACGCTGTTCGTGATCGAGTCGAAGACCTTCACCACCTCCGAGACGCTGACCAACGCGCACAGCGCGCGCAACTGGTTCCTGCGCTCGTCGCGCGACGAATCGGCGATTCCCAAGCATTTCGTGGCGGTGTCGACCAATACCAAGGCCGTGGCCGAGTTCGGCATCGACATCAACAATATGTTCGAATTCTGGAACTGGGTGGGCGGCCGCTATTCGCTGTGGTCGGCCATCGGCCTGCCAATCGCGCTCTATCTCGGCAAGGAACATTTCGGCCACCTCCTGAGCGGCGCGCACATGATGGACCAGCACTTCCGCAATGCGCCGCTGGAGCGGAACATGCCCGTCATCCTGGCGCTGCTCGGCATCTGGTACACCAATTTCTACGGTGCCGCGTCGCAGGTGATCGCCCCCTACAACCAGTCGCTGCACCGGCTGCCGGCCTATATGCAGCAGCTGGAGATGGAGTCGAACGGCAAATCGGTGCGGCTCGATGGCACGCGCGTCGATTACCAGACCAGCGGCGTGATCTGGGGCGAAACCGGCATCAATGGCCAGCACGCCTACTTCCAGATGCTGCACCAGGGCACGCGCATCACGCCGATCGACTTCATCGCCTCGATCGAGAACCCGAGCACGCTGCCCGACCACCACCAGATCCTGCTCGCCAACTTCTTCGCGCAGGCCGAGGCCTTCATGCGCGGCAAGACCGAGGCCGAAGTGCGCACCGAGCTGCTGGCGCAGGGCATCGAGGGCGACAAAGCCGAGAAACTGCTGCCGCACAAGATCTTCGAGGGCAACCGCCCGTCCAACACGCTGCTGCTGCATCACCTCGACCCGCAGACGGTGGGTGCGCTGATCGCGTTGTACGAGCACAAGATCTTCACCCAGGGCGTGATCTGGGGCATCAACAGCTTCGACCAGTGGGGTGTCGAGCTGGGCAAGCAGCTCGCGCAGACGATCCAGAAGGAACTTATGACCCCGCTACCTGCCCAACAGCACGATAGTTCGACCAACAGGTTGATCAACTATTTCAAGCAGCGAGCGAAGTCCTGA
- the hexR gene encoding transcriptional regulator HexR yields MLNKIQEVLDSLSKSERKVADLVLAQPNMVASAPIATIAEQAGVSQPTVIRFCRSLDCNGLQDFKLRLTKSLVSGVPYVHQSVTSADSPHDLIAKVFDNSVSSLLRARNEMNPDSLQQAIGILASANKIEFYGLGNSGIIAADAQHKFFRLGVPTVSYSDPHIHGMAATMLQPGDAVVAISNTGRTADLIRSVQIAREVGAKVVGITRSNAPLAQYCNVSLYADTPEDPDVYTPMVARIVHLTIIDALAVGVSLRRGPELIRQLEQVKRILKEKRVRGYE; encoded by the coding sequence ATGCTGAACAAGATTCAGGAAGTGCTGGACAGCCTGTCCAAGTCAGAACGGAAGGTGGCTGATCTGGTGCTCGCGCAACCCAATATGGTTGCGAGCGCGCCGATCGCCACCATCGCCGAGCAGGCGGGCGTCAGCCAGCCGACCGTGATCCGCTTTTGCCGCAGCCTGGACTGCAACGGCCTGCAGGATTTCAAGCTGCGGCTGACCAAGAGCCTAGTGTCCGGCGTGCCCTATGTGCACCAGTCGGTGACCTCGGCCGACAGCCCGCACGACCTGATCGCCAAGGTTTTCGACAACAGCGTATCGAGCCTGCTGCGCGCGCGCAACGAGATGAACCCCGACTCGCTGCAGCAGGCGATCGGCATCCTCGCGAGCGCAAACAAGATCGAGTTCTACGGCCTCGGCAACTCCGGCATCATCGCGGCCGACGCGCAGCACAAGTTCTTCCGCCTGGGTGTGCCGACCGTGTCGTACTCCGACCCGCACATCCACGGCATGGCAGCGACGATGCTGCAGCCGGGCGACGCGGTGGTGGCGATCTCCAACACCGGCCGTACGGCGGACCTGATCCGCAGCGTGCAGATCGCGCGCGAGGTGGGCGCCAAGGTGGTCGGCATCACGCGTTCCAACGCGCCGCTGGCGCAGTACTGCAATGTCTCGCTGTATGCCGATACGCCGGAGGACCCGGACGTCTACACGCCGATGGTGGCGCGTATCGTGCATCTCACCATCATCGATGCGCTGGCCGTCGGGGTGTCGCTGCGGCGCGGCCCGGAGCTGATCCGCCAGCTCGAACAGGTGAAGCGCATCCTCAAGGAAAAACGGGTGCGCGGCTACGAATAG